A stretch of Mya arenaria isolate MELC-2E11 chromosome 14, ASM2691426v1 DNA encodes these proteins:
- the LOC128216954 gene encoding dentin sialophosphoprotein-like, whose product MMDISATVLSFSPLRTPRERKTLQTSDTESVLTSDLCNIASSVTNRLNSAARNEMPSDDDLFLTQKFQSPKKNFTRNRAPVTMKNRHISNSDSSGLASSSESDLDHKVKKSPTQGKNIKKSVSFINDSEDSNISSDDEVATNKGQNKSVAETNISISSRTKSPLKVKSPKKRQISSSDSSDTNQNATASKTHSGRETSKKTVQSSHKGSQKKGKPAHVSESESTDLSDSESEEEVVTHTSKAQQQAESSSSSESSDLSDSLSKKETKSSKSRKQTGTGRRKTHALSDSDEEGHQSTQLGQKFNSPKKNFTSNRAPVTIKNGHIDNSDSSGLESSSESDLDHEVKKSHTHGKKLKKSGNFSDDSEDSNVSSDDEVATNKGQNKSEKNNSNLARIKSPIKVRSPKKRQISSSDSSDSDRSSSNIVRKIKPSSPVKKVSFNKQPPVENPNSGSESESLIKKGSKSIKKASVSKTHSGKDTSKKMMQSSHKGSAKKGKPAHVSESESESTDLSDSESEEEYVTPAGKEQEKDDTGSESESTDLSESLSDEEDVQSSRSRKQTGTGSRKTHDVSDSDEEGNQSKHSGANGGRQKGKHEGHGREIGRKLPANTKLRYQVPEHLTEDSDGASVCLTEEDLKGKQLWLIQAPEEVNMKQLQGMDLTLLGSSVITSIPHDEGEGRQYEVIVRPQTNQQGPSYHSIALHGEHNLVLGHRVQGLIQITDWIPTPPPVQLVKTPPPKHTVPSDLRSSYRMYGSASPKRYTTNISVHEPQGALSRKQKKKKKKKHEEMPTADDTPSTYVADNSFTTSRKRAFVADNTKDSEDDFEMTRIKVAKTGLGHTKNKQKHKKDKKKKT is encoded by the exons AAGTTTCAAAGCCCTAAGAAGAATTTCACAAGAAATCGAGCACCTGTCACAATGAAGAATAGACATATAAGCAATTCAGATTCTTCAGGCCTGGCATCAAGCTCTGAGTCTGATCTTGATCATAAAGTGAAAAAGAGTCCCACACAAGGCAAGAACATAAAGAAAAGTGTGAGCTTCATCAATGACTCTGAAGATTCTAATATAAGCTCAGATGATGAGGTAGCAACTAACAAAGGTCAAAACAAATCTGTAGCAGAAACAAATATTAGCATTTCCTCAAGAACTAAATCacctttaaaagtaaaaagtcCAAAGAAAAGACAAATTTCATCGAGTGATTCCTCAGACACCAACCAGAATGCTACAGCAAGCAAAACACATTCAGGTAGGGAAACCAGTAAGAAAACGGTGCAAAGTTCACACAAGGGTTCCCAAAAGAAAGGAAAACCTGCTCATGTCAGTGAGTCAGAATCAACTGATTTGTCAGACAGTGAATCAGAAGAGGAAGTTGTTACACATACCAGTAAAGCACAGCAGCAGGCTGAAAGCAGTTCAAGTTCTGAGTCTTCTGACCTCTCTGACTCTTTGTCGAAGAAAGAAACCAAGTCCAGTAAATCAAGGAAACAGACTGGTACAGGAAGAAGGAAGACACATGCTCTAAGTGACTCTGATGAAGAAGGCCACCAGTCTACACAGCTGGGACAG AAGTTTAACAGCCCTAAGAAGAATTTCACCTCAAATCGAGCACCCGTCACAATAAAAAATGGACATATAGACAATTCAGATTCTTCTGGGCTGGAATCAAGCTCTGAGTCTGATCTTGATCATGAAGTGAAAAAGAGTCACACACACGGCAAGAAACTCAAGAAAAGTGGGAACTTCAGTGATGACTCTGAAGATTCTAATGTAAGCTCAGATGATGAGGTAGCAACTAACAAAGGTCAAaacaaatcagaaaaaaataacagcaatttGGCGAGAATTAAATCACCTATAAAAGTGAGAAGTCCAAAGAAGAGACAAATATCATCAAGTGATTCCTCAGACTCCGACAGAAGTTCCAGTAACATAGTGCGCAAGATTAAGCCAAGCAGCCCTGtcaaaaaagtaagttttaataaacaacCGCCAGTGGAGAATCCAAACAGTGGGAGTGAATCGGAATCTTTAATTAAGAAGGGTTCTAAATCCATCAAGAAAGCCTCAGTAAGCAAAACACATTCAGGCAAGGACACCAGTAAGAAAATGATGCAAAGCTCACACAAGGGTTCTGCAAAGAAAGGAAAACCTGCTCATGTCAGTGAGTCAGAATCAGAATCAACTGATTTGTCAGACAGTGAATCAGAAGAGGAATATGTAACTCCTGCTGGCAAGGAACAGGAAAAGGATGACACTGGTTCAGAGTCTGAGTCTACAGACCTCTCTGAATCCTTGTCAGATGAAGAAGATGTGCAGTCCAGCAGATCCAGGAAACAGACTGGTACAGGAAGCAGGAAGACTCATGATGTAAGTGACTCTGATGAAGAAGGTAACCAGTCCAAGCACTCTGGTGCCAATGGTGGGAGACAGAAAGGGAAACATGAGGGACATGGTAGAGAGATTGGAAGAAAACTACCAGCAAATACAAAACTTAG GTACCAGGTGCCTGAACATTTAACTGAAGACTCTGATGGGGCAAGTGTTTGTTTGACGGAAGAAGACCTAAAGGGCAAACAACTATGGCTTATCCAAGCTCCAGAAGAG GTGAACATGAAACAGCTGCAGGGCATGGACCTCACGTTGCTGGGATCCAGCGTCATCACTTCCATCCCACATGATGAG GGTGAAGGCCGACAATATGAGGTGATTGTCCGACCGCAAACAAACCAGCAG GGTCCAAGTTACCACAGCATTGCTCTACATGGTGAACACAATCTGGTCCTAG gTCACAGGGTTCAGGGCCTGATACAGATCACAGATTGGATCCCTACCCCACCCCCAGTCCAGCTTGTGAAGACTCCACCCCCAAAACATACCGTGCCCTCTGACCTTCGATCTTCATACAGGATGTATGGCTCAG CTTCCCCCAAGAGGTACACCACCAACATATCTGTCCACGAACCCCAGG GAGCTCTTTCcagaaaacagaaaaagaagaaaaagaagaaacatGAAGAGATGCCTACAGCAGATGACACACCTTCCACTTATGtagcagacaacagtttcacCACTTCCAGGAAAAGGGCCTTTGTAGCAGACAACACAAAAGACAGTGAAGATGACTTTGAAATGACTCGTATAAAAGTGGCAAAGACAGGCTTGGGGCATActaaaaataagcaaaaacatAAGAAAGACAAGAAAAAGAAGACTTAA